One window of the Burkholderia ubonensis subsp. mesacidophila genome contains the following:
- a CDS encoding putative quinol monooxygenase: MPVYVFASLIPKPEHAQTVETELRSLVAATRTEPGNLRYDLFRQADGSPGFDLFEIYEDDVALDAHRASPHYNAYRAKAGEWLAQPPVVKVLTALDAVQS; the protein is encoded by the coding sequence ATGCCTGTCTACGTATTCGCCAGCCTGATCCCGAAACCCGAACATGCGCAGACGGTCGAGACCGAGTTGCGCAGCCTCGTCGCCGCGACGCGCACCGAGCCGGGCAACCTGCGCTACGACCTGTTCCGCCAGGCGGACGGTTCGCCGGGTTTCGACCTGTTCGAGATCTATGAGGACGACGTGGCACTGGACGCGCACCGCGCGAGCCCGCACTACAACGCCTATCGCGCGAAGGCCGGCGAATGGCTCGCGCAGCCGCCGGTCGTGAAGGTGCTCACGGCGCTCGACGCCGTGCAG